One Coleofasciculus chthonoplastes PCC 7420 genomic window, CCTTATTGCCCTTGGCATCCATTTACCATCTAGGCATGGTGCGCGATGAAGGAACGTTAGAAGCAAAGTGTTATTTAAATAAATTGCCCCAACAATTTGATCCAGGTACCCATATCTTAATTACCGAACCCATGCTAGCAACGGGAGGTACAATGATGTCCGCGATCGCAGAACTGACCCAGCGAGGTGCTGACCCAGGATTTATCCGGATTATCAGCGTGGTTGCGGCTCCACCCGCCTTGCAAAAGTTAGGGGCTAATTATCCCACCTTAACCATATACACCGCCACAATTGACGAAGAATTAAGCCAGCAAGGATTTATCGTACCCGGATTAGGAGATGCAGGCGATCGCGCCTTTGGCACATGAAAGTAGGGAGAAAACTGGGGTTGTAGAGACGTAGCATGCTACGTCTGGGAGCAGGGGAAGCTGGGGAAGATAAGGGGTAAACGAATGACATAAGACATAAGACATAAGACGAAGATGTAGGCATCTGCATCAGCCAACCGTTAATCTGGAAAAGCAGTTGCGTTTTATTTCAAGGGTACGAAAGGAAAAATGAGTCAGCGTGATGGTTTTACAGGCGGACTTCTGGCGGGAATCGCTATAGGGGGCGTAGTCGGTGGCGTTATCGGAGCCATACTAGCCGGACAACGCAATAGTAGTGATGAAGAAGCCGATCCGTCTTTACTCAAATCCCGCCTCTCGGAGAAGAAAGCCATGAAAGGCAAAAAGTCTCAACTCAACTCCGAGGAGAGCATTGAAGCAGCA contains:
- the upp gene encoding uracil phosphoribosyltransferase, translating into RVYVPPHPLIKHWLGVARDAATPSPLFKSAMTELGRWLTYEAIRDWLPTEELMVQTPLAPCPATMVNPETPLVVVPILRAGLALLEGAQTLLPLASIYHLGMVRDEGTLEAKCYLNKLPQQFDPGTHILITEPMLATGGTMMSAIAELTQRGADPGFIRIISVVAAPPALQKLGANYPTLTIYTATIDEELSQQGFIVPGLGDAGDRAFGT